Below is a genomic region from Leptotrichia shahii.
ATCTTCAATTCCAATATTGTCCTTTGCTGATATTTCAACAATATTTCCCAAATTATACCCTTCAAGATCAATTTTTCTGTTCAAATCAATTTTATTCAATAATACTATAACTTTCTTTTTATTCTCTTTTATCTGATTTATAACTTCTATATCTTCATTTTCAAGCTCCTTTGAAGCATCCAGTACAAGCAGCACCAAATCAGCCTTCTCAATAAACTGCTTAGACTTTTCCACACCAATATTTTCCACAATATCGTCAGTCTTTCTAATTCCAGCTGTATCCACAAGAACTAACGGAACTCCCTTTATATTAATTATTTCCTCAATAATATCCCGTGTTGTCCCCGCAACATGAGTTACAATCGCTCTTTCCTCATGAAGCAAGGCATTTAGCAATGTAGATTTTCCCACATTAGGTTTTCCCACAATAACTGTTTTTATTCCCTCTTTTATTTTTTTCCCCGTATCATAAGAATCTATTAAACGATTTGCCTCTTCATAAACTTCTTCCAAATTATTTCGCAATTCAGCTGGCAATGGATCATCAATGCCTTCCTCAGGATAATCCAGCACAACATTCACATGAGCCGTAATATCAAGCAATGCCTTTTTAAACTGGTTCACTTTATCTCGCAAATCACCTCTTAACTGATCCAGCGATAAAGACACGCTTTTTTCAGTCTTCCCCTGAATAATGTCCATAACCGCTTCAGCCTGTGATAAATCTATTCGCCCATTCATGAATGCCCTTTTTGTAAATTCTCCGCTTTCAGCATGTCTTGCTCCATTTCTTAATACAAGCTCAAGCACCTTTTCTGAAACAAGTGTTCCACCATGGCAATTTATTTCCACAATATCTTCACAAGTATAGCTTTTTGGGGCTTTTAGCCTAACAGCCATCACTTCATCTACTGTTTTTTCTCCATCCTTGATAAATCCGTAATTTAATTTATAAAAACCCAAATTAGCATTTGGGTTCTTTTTAACAAATATTTTGTCCAGTATTTCAAATGATTTATCTCCAGATATTCTTATTATGGCAATTCCACCTTCACCTTTTGGAGTGGAAATCGCCGCAATTGTGTCAAATAACATCTTAAACCTCTATTTCTAAAATCATTTTTCTAATTTTTTTCATCTAGCTTTTTAATAATTAAATATCTTTTTGGATCTTCTCCTACACTTTCAGTTTTCAATCCCTTCATAAATGAGATTTCCTCATGAATGATTCTACGTTCGTGTGATGCCATAGGATTTAATTTTATTGCATTTCCTGTCAATAAAACCGCTTTCCCTTTTTTTCTTGCCAAATCTCTTAATGAATGTTCACGTTTTTCCTTATAGTTATTAGAATCAACAGAAATTTTTAAATGTT
It encodes:
- the mnmE gene encoding tRNA uridine-5-carboxymethylaminomethyl(34) synthesis GTPase MnmE, translating into MLFDTIAAISTPKGEGGIAIIRISGDKSFEILDKIFVKKNPNANLGFYKLNYGFIKDGEKTVDEVMAVRLKAPKSYTCEDIVEINCHGGTLVSEKVLELVLRNGARHAESGEFTKRAFMNGRIDLSQAEAVMDIIQGKTEKSVSLSLDQLRGDLRDKVNQFKKALLDITAHVNVVLDYPEEGIDDPLPAELRNNLEEVYEEANRLIDSYDTGKKIKEGIKTVIVGKPNVGKSTLLNALLHEERAIVTHVAGTTRDIIEEIINIKGVPLVLVDTAGIRKTDDIVENIGVEKSKQFIEKADLVLLVLDASKELENEDIEVINQIKENKKKVIVLLNKIDLNRKIDLEGYNLGNIVEISAKDNIGIEDMQEKIYSYIMEEDVENSSEKLIITNIRHKTALEKTKDAIKNIFETIDMGLPMDLISVDLKEALDSLSEITGEISSEDILDHVFGNFCVGK